A genomic window from Sulfurimonas sp. includes:
- the nth gene encoding endonuclease III: MKKATKQEIKEIHQLFIDKYSDAVTELKYKNIYELVIAVILSAQCTDKRVNLITPALFKKYPNPKSLAVADIDDVKLLINSCSFFNNKAKNIVEMAKKVVEVYGGEIPLNEKELMTLGGVGQKTANVVMIEYTGANLMAVDTHVFRVSHRLGLSNDKTATATEATLVKKFKHNLNALHQGMVLFGRYICKAKNPKCDECFLTSYCKTKESFKA; encoded by the coding sequence ATGAAAAAAGCTACAAAACAAGAAATAAAAGAGATTCATCAACTTTTTATTGATAAATATAGTGATGCGGTAACAGAGCTTAAGTATAAAAATATTTATGAATTGGTTATCGCGGTAATCCTCTCGGCGCAATGCACGGATAAAAGAGTGAACCTTATTACTCCTGCCCTGTTTAAAAAATATCCAAACCCGAAATCCCTTGCAGTTGCAGATATTGATGATGTAAAATTGCTTATTAACAGCTGCTCATTTTTCAATAATAAAGCAAAAAACATAGTAGAAATGGCTAAAAAAGTGGTCGAAGTATACGGCGGTGAAATTCCCCTAAATGAAAAAGAGCTGATGACGCTTGGCGGTGTAGGGCAAAAAACCGCGAATGTGGTTATGATAGAGTATACGGGTGCAAATTTGATGGCAGTCGACACCCATGTATTTCGTGTCTCTCACAGGCTCGGACTAAGCAATGACAAAACTGCAACGGCCACGGAAGCGACGCTTGTCAAAAAATTTAAACACAATCTTAATGCACTGCATCAGGGAATGGTACTATTTGGACGCTACATCTGCAAAGCAAAAAACCCAAAATGTGATGAGTGTTTTTTAACATCTTATTGCAAAACAAAAGAGAGTTTTAAGGCTTAG
- a CDS encoding peptidylprolyl isomerase: protein MKTVTKIAASLAILSTISVFAAQTQTLVTVNGTAITQQDVDKELMAATQGRFNQVPAEKQSEFRKQVLEQLVAMELIFGDAKSRGVLESKDFKEKYQEITKRIEKEIATQVWQKQELDKIKITEKELKDYYDANKDEFAENESVNARHILVKEESEAKSVIAELKSLKGDALKNKFIEIAKAKSTCSSAANGGDLGYFAEGQMVPEFNNKAFSMKAKELTMEPVKTQFGYHVIYIEDKKAKTTKSFSEVKTFIEQRLKMEKFKSFMQAKIQELHKKAVIKQ, encoded by the coding sequence ATGAAAACAGTAACAAAAATAGCAGCGTCTTTGGCAATCCTCTCAACAATATCTGTATTTGCCGCACAAACACAAACACTTGTAACGGTAAACGGTACGGCAATTACTCAGCAAGATGTTGACAAGGAGCTTATGGCAGCAACTCAAGGCAGATTTAACCAAGTTCCTGCAGAAAAACAGAGTGAGTTTAGAAAGCAAGTGTTAGAGCAGTTAGTTGCAATGGAGTTGATTTTCGGTGATGCAAAAAGCAGAGGTGTTTTAGAGTCAAAAGATTTTAAAGAAAAATATCAAGAGATTACAAAACGAATAGAAAAAGAGATAGCTACTCAGGTATGGCAAAAACAAGAGCTAGACAAGATTAAAATCACTGAAAAAGAGCTAAAAGATTATTATGATGCAAACAAAGACGAGTTTGCAGAGAATGAGAGCGTTAATGCGCGTCACATACTTGTAAAAGAGGAATCTGAAGCAAAAAGTGTCATAGCAGAGCTTAAATCGTTAAAAGGCGATGCGCTTAAAAATAAATTTATAGAGATTGCAAAAGCAAAATCAACATGTTCAAGTGCTGCAAACGGCGGTGATTTAGGTTATTTTGCAGAAGGTCAAATGGTACCTGAGTTTAATAATAAAGCATTTTCAATGAAAGCAAAAGAGTTAACTATGGAACCTGTAAAAACACAATTCGGATACCATGTAATCTATATTGAAGATAAAAAAGCAAAAACAACGAAAAGTTTTTCTGAAGTAAAAACATTTATTGAACAAAGATTGAAAATGGAAAAATTCAAATCTTTTATGCAGGCTAAAATCCAAGAACTTCATAAAAAAGCAGTAATCAAGCAGTAA
- a CDS encoding 1-aminocyclopropane-1-carboxylate deaminase: MHLQNSLKLPSKISKIVLDARVFYVKRDDLVDPFLAGNKFRKLYALLQTPSNKLDKIISYGGTQSNAMLAIAAMCKEKNWEFIYYTKPLSDTLKNENCGNFYHAKKLGMRHIEIEHQYYKDFISSLRFNLDEKIFIVDQGGAVIEAMKGIKVLADEIREADLNVKSLATPSGTGTTALFLALMLPEYKIYTTPCVGDEAYLREQISSLHAIPNNLIILKPQKKYHFAKPYKEFLKIWQKLLESGIEFDLIYAPSLWISLLEQTDEEIIYIHSGGVSGNESMLKRYEKKSFLFNV, from the coding sequence ATGCACCTTCAAAATTCTCTAAAACTTCCGTCTAAAATTAGTAAAATAGTTTTAGACGCAAGAGTATTCTATGTTAAAAGGGATGATTTAGTAGACCCTTTTTTAGCAGGAAACAAATTTCGCAAACTTTACGCGCTTCTTCAAACTCCATCAAATAAACTAGACAAAATCATCTCGTACGGCGGAACTCAATCAAATGCAATGCTTGCAATCGCCGCTATGTGCAAAGAGAAAAATTGGGAGTTTATATACTATACAAAACCTCTAAGCGATACCCTTAAAAATGAAAATTGCGGAAATTTTTACCACGCGAAAAAACTCGGGATGCGGCATATTGAGATAGAACATCAATATTATAAAGATTTTATATCATCGTTAAGATTTAATTTGGATGAAAAAATATTTATAGTAGATCAGGGCGGAGCAGTTATAGAAGCTATGAAGGGGATAAAAGTATTGGCTGACGAGATAAGAGAAGCCGATTTAAATGTAAAATCTTTAGCCACTCCATCAGGAACAGGTACAACTGCACTTTTTTTAGCTTTAATGCTTCCCGAATATAAAATTTATACGACTCCGTGTGTTGGAGATGAGGCATATTTAAGAGAGCAGATTTCCTCACTTCATGCGATACCGAATAATTTAATAATTTTAAAACCTCAAAAGAAGTATCATTTTGCTAAGCCGTATAAAGAGTTTTTGAAAATATGGCAAAAACTTTTAGAAAGCGGAATCGAATTTGATCTGATTTATGCACCGAGTTTATGGATCTCTTTGCTTGAACAGACGGATGAAGAGATAATCTATATACACAGTGGCGGTGTTAGCGGGAATGAGAGTATGCTTAAGAGGTATGAGAAAAAAAGTTTTTTATTTAATGTATAG